Proteins from a genomic interval of Salinarchaeum sp. Harcht-Bsk1:
- a CDS encoding Gfo/Idh/MocA family protein produces MTYRFVGANFDQMHMNTNLDWVADHPDAEIVGVCDEDPSTSTGSLDDAVEAHDIPEDAVYEDLDRCIEETDPDVVLGCPMNSEHANFVERVAPHDVHVALEKPLADTLENADRMIDAMDETGNLFVLNWPVSWDPVKHEVRRLVQDGTLGDVVEVQYYGGNSGAPPDDSWFYDRDAGGGSMLDYLGYGATFSTWFRDGHLPESISAEEYVPEDFDVDVQSSTIARFEDGLSAFQTSWRMPTNPWEIEPQPMKGYVVVGTEGSISTVERGVEIRVQTDDEPEGYEVEPSPLPDRFRNLIYYIVNRLETGEDPEGPCDPEFCREAHRIVETAKRSAQAGERVALVDE; encoded by the coding sequence GTGACCTACCGCTTCGTCGGTGCGAACTTCGACCAGATGCACATGAACACGAACCTCGACTGGGTCGCCGACCACCCCGACGCGGAGATCGTCGGCGTCTGCGACGAGGACCCCTCGACCTCCACCGGCTCTCTCGACGACGCCGTCGAGGCCCACGATATTCCCGAAGACGCGGTCTACGAAGACCTCGATCGGTGTATCGAGGAGACCGATCCCGACGTCGTGCTGGGCTGTCCGATGAACTCGGAGCACGCGAACTTCGTCGAGCGGGTCGCACCGCACGACGTCCACGTCGCACTGGAGAAGCCCCTCGCGGACACCCTCGAGAACGCCGACCGGATGATCGACGCGATGGACGAGACGGGGAACCTGTTCGTGTTGAACTGGCCGGTCTCGTGGGACCCGGTCAAGCACGAGGTCCGCCGCCTCGTCCAGGACGGCACCCTCGGCGACGTCGTCGAGGTCCAGTACTACGGCGGGAACTCCGGCGCGCCGCCGGACGATAGCTGGTTCTACGACCGCGATGCAGGCGGCGGGTCGATGCTGGACTACCTCGGCTACGGCGCGACCTTCTCGACGTGGTTCCGCGACGGCCACCTCCCCGAGTCGATCAGTGCCGAGGAGTACGTTCCCGAGGACTTCGACGTCGACGTCCAGTCCTCGACGATCGCACGCTTCGAGGACGGTCTCTCGGCGTTCCAGACGTCCTGGCGGATGCCGACGAACCCCTGGGAGATCGAGCCCCAGCCGATGAAGGGCTACGTGGTCGTCGGCACCGAGGGATCCATCTCCACGGTCGAGCGTGGCGTCGAGATTCGCGTCCAGACCGACGACGAACCGGAAGGGTACGAGGTCGAGCCCTCTCCGCTTCCCGATCGGTTCCGGAACTTGATTTACTATATCGTCAATCGGCTGGAAACCGGCGAGGATCCCGAGGGACCGTGCGATCCGGAGTTCTGCCGGGAAGCCCACCGGATCGTCGAGAC
- a CDS encoding lipopolysaccharide biosynthesis protein, producing the protein MSSGEATAESTSEPDAASDDAGRDAAVPEAEREALVTIAHGAVVTSGGVSAQRALVSATEFVLARGLGPVAYGVYAFAWRIAETLVRLVTFGSVPAIQRYVPAAEDDPEQRSRTVALAYLTTLGVGTLIAGSVWFLAPSIDAATVNDPAFPPAMRLFAVLTGLIGLVMIVSAIFRAVGSARGEVLFNKLLRPAARLLGALAALALGYSVVGIAGAMVAAMTVLVAIGIPISIRVTGIKPTLRIGRESAAAYYRYASPVALSSLGKIFQNRVDVFLVGALLTAVAAGIYNVILVLVAVAWIPLLAFNQLLPPVASDLYAKDDFETLNAVYGSATRLIVTTVLPILAVQLVFGRELLRIFGSTYTRGYLPLGIYLAGVFVGSAVGATGWLLMMTDHQYARMALDWLLAVLNVVLTYAFVVTFGLEGAALGTSIAIAVQNFLQVLLLKRFEGLWPWDASYLTPLTAGGVMIGVMWGLRRASEGPLLIGVAVLVGLASYLGTLRLLGVDDRDRLVVRELTRRYRAGLTGRSPF; encoded by the coding sequence ATGAGCAGCGGCGAAGCGACTGCCGAATCGACCAGCGAGCCCGACGCCGCGAGCGACGACGCCGGTCGAGACGCTGCCGTTCCCGAGGCCGAGCGCGAGGCGCTCGTCACGATCGCCCACGGCGCGGTCGTCACCTCCGGCGGCGTCTCCGCCCAGCGTGCGCTGGTCTCCGCGACAGAGTTCGTTCTCGCTCGCGGCCTCGGGCCGGTCGCCTACGGCGTCTACGCCTTCGCATGGCGGATCGCCGAGACGCTCGTTCGACTGGTGACGTTCGGGAGCGTCCCGGCGATCCAGCGGTACGTACCCGCCGCGGAGGATGATCCAGAGCAACGCTCGCGGACGGTCGCCCTCGCCTACCTCACGACGCTCGGGGTCGGGACGCTCATCGCCGGAAGCGTCTGGTTCCTAGCACCGTCGATCGACGCCGCGACGGTGAACGATCCGGCGTTTCCCCCGGCGATGCGCCTGTTCGCGGTACTGACCGGCCTGATCGGGCTGGTGATGATCGTCTCGGCGATCTTCCGTGCCGTCGGATCCGCACGCGGCGAAGTCCTGTTCAACAAGCTTCTCCGCCCGGCAGCACGCCTCCTCGGTGCGCTCGCCGCACTCGCACTCGGCTACTCCGTCGTGGGGATCGCGGGCGCGATGGTCGCCGCCATGACAGTACTCGTCGCCATCGGCATCCCGATATCGATACGTGTGACGGGGATCAAGCCGACGCTCCGAATCGGTCGCGAGAGTGCCGCCGCGTACTACCGCTACGCCTCGCCCGTCGCGCTCAGTAGCCTCGGGAAGATCTTCCAAAACCGGGTGGACGTGTTCCTCGTCGGTGCACTCCTCACGGCGGTCGCCGCCGGGATCTACAACGTGATTCTCGTGCTAGTCGCCGTGGCCTGGATCCCACTGTTGGCCTTCAATCAACTCCTGCCACCCGTCGCCTCCGACCTCTACGCGAAGGACGACTTCGAGACGCTCAACGCGGTGTACGGGTCGGCGACGCGACTGATCGTGACGACGGTTCTGCCGATCCTCGCCGTCCAGCTCGTCTTCGGCCGAGAGTTGCTGCGGATCTTCGGCTCGACGTACACCCGCGGGTACCTGCCGCTCGGCATCTACCTCGCCGGCGTGTTCGTCGGGAGCGCCGTCGGTGCGACTGGCTGGCTGCTGATGATGACCGACCACCAGTACGCACGGATGGCGCTGGACTGGCTCCTCGCCGTTCTCAACGTCGTCCTGACGTACGCCTTCGTCGTGACGTTCGGTCTCGAAGGAGCCGCCCTGGGGACGTCGATCGCGATCGCCGTCCAGAACTTCCTGCAGGTCCTGCTCCTCAAACGATTCGAGGGGCTCTGGCCCTGGGACGCGTCCTATCTCACGCCGCTGACCGCCGGCGGGGTGATGATCGGCGTCATGTGGGGACTCCGGCGCGCGAGCGAGGGGCCGCTGTTGATCGGAGTCGCCGTGCTCGTCGGCCTCGCGAGCTACCTCGGCACGCTCCGTCTGCTGGGCGTCGACGACAGAGATCGACTCGTCGTCCGTGAACTGACCCGCCGGTATCGAGCGGGGCTGACCGGGAGATCGCCCTTCTGA
- a CDS encoding heme-binding protein, with translation MRSSTKAALVGGAVFLAGWIGWGRHSGNNVETVPYDRVRTIDSVEIRRYPQVVLAETTAPNEITAFRRLFRYIAGANRGDVEIPMTAPVETQSGESMSMTTPVRSESDAASEEVRMAFYLPTEYDHETAPEPTDPTVALVTEPAKTVAVDSFSWYAPKWRIERRERRLLDALERDGIRPFGEPYLLRYDDPWTPPFMRHNEVAVVVEGA, from the coding sequence ATGCGCTCGTCAACGAAGGCCGCTCTCGTCGGGGGCGCCGTCTTCCTCGCCGGCTGGATCGGCTGGGGGCGGCATTCGGGCAACAACGTGGAGACCGTCCCCTACGATCGAGTGCGAACGATCGACAGCGTCGAGATCCGGCGCTACCCGCAGGTCGTGCTCGCGGAGACGACGGCGCCAAACGAGATCACGGCCTTCCGTCGGCTGTTCCGGTACATCGCCGGAGCGAACCGCGGCGACGTCGAGATCCCGATGACGGCACCGGTCGAGACACAGTCCGGGGAATCGATGTCGATGACCACGCCCGTCCGCTCCGAGTCCGACGCGGCGTCCGAGGAGGTCAGAATGGCGTTCTACCTGCCGACGGAGTACGACCACGAGACAGCACCGGAACCGACTGATCCGACCGTGGCACTGGTGACGGAGCCAGCGAAGACGGTCGCCGTGGACTCCTTCTCGTGGTACGCCCCCAAGTGGCGGATCGAGCGGCGCGAGCGTCGACTCCTCGACGCGCTCGAACGTGACGGGATCCGGCCCTTCGGCGAACCCTACCTCCTGCGGTACGACGATCCGTGGACGCCGCCGTTCATGCGACACAACGAGGTCGCGGTCGTCGTGGAAGGGGCCTGA
- a CDS encoding ThuA domain-containing protein, producing MTHSVLLIGGNRFPFHRLADRKTAITAAFDDRIDVTTTTDKDDLTDLAGYDAVVDYLTDSTLSDEQRDGLLSFVEDGGGYVGIHCAADLTSTVADDPDELIDSREEPFPDLREMLGGHFVTHPEQSVVDVRIVDHHSPITATLEDVSVWDEPYVLDVDDDVRVLARMDHPEHADMPVAWTKPYGDGRVFYCSLGHGTASLTHDGVQALLRNGTRWAVGDE from the coding sequence ATGACTCACTCCGTGCTCTTGATCGGCGGGAACCGCTTCCCCTTCCACCGGTTGGCGGATCGCAAAACCGCGATCACAGCGGCGTTCGACGACCGCATCGACGTGACGACGACGACCGACAAGGACGACCTCACCGACCTCGCCGGCTACGACGCCGTCGTCGACTACCTGACCGATAGCACGCTATCGGACGAACAGCGTGATGGCCTCCTCTCCTTCGTCGAGGACGGCGGCGGGTACGTCGGAATCCACTGCGCGGCGGACCTCACGAGCACCGTCGCGGACGATCCGGACGAACTCATCGACTCGCGCGAGGAACCGTTCCCCGACCTCCGGGAGATGCTCGGCGGTCACTTCGTAACCCATCCCGAGCAGTCCGTCGTGGACGTGCGCATCGTCGATCATCACTCGCCGATCACCGCCACGCTCGAGGACGTCTCCGTGTGGGACGAGCCGTACGTCCTCGACGTGGACGACGACGTCCGCGTACTCGCCCGGATGGACCACCCGGAGCACGCCGATATGCCGGTCGCGTGGACGAAGCCCTACGGCGACGGGCGTGTCTTCTACTGCTCCCTCGGCCACGGCACCGCCTCGCTGACCCACGACGGCGTGCAGGCGCTCCTCCGGAACGGCACACGCTGGGCCGTCGGCGACGAGTGA
- a CDS encoding Gfo/Idh/MocA family protein has translation MDPVSVGLLGCGTISDAYLSSDDRFDSFEFVACADVDPNVAAETAAEYDLEARTPAELREDPAIEAVVNLTPPAAHAETVERLLEAGNHVYVEKPIAATVDDADRIVDAAESSDLLVGSAPDTFLGAGLQTCRSVIDSGRIGEPIGATAIWTSGGHESWHPNPDFYYHEGGGPLFDMGPYYVTALVSLLGPVERVTGSVSRAFDERTITSEPRASETIDVEVPTHESGVLEFADGTIANLTTSFDVPGGSTLPSPAFEIYGTDGTLALPDPNHFEGPVRVSDHDTDGFEEVELTHEYTDGRGAGVADLAMAIRGDWEHRTGAGLANHVLSVLSGVRAASERAEHVAISDADVGRPEPLPASFPDGNRIE, from the coding sequence ATGGACCCTGTCAGCGTCGGCCTGCTCGGCTGTGGCACGATCAGCGACGCCTACCTCTCGTCGGACGATCGCTTCGATTCCTTCGAGTTCGTGGCCTGTGCGGACGTCGACCCGAACGTGGCCGCCGAGACCGCCGCGGAGTACGACCTCGAAGCCCGCACGCCTGCGGAACTCCGCGAGGACCCCGCCATCGAGGCGGTCGTCAATCTCACGCCGCCCGCGGCGCACGCCGAGACGGTCGAACGGCTCCTCGAGGCTGGCAACCACGTCTACGTCGAGAAACCGATCGCGGCGACGGTCGATGACGCCGACCGGATCGTCGACGCCGCCGAGTCGTCCGATCTCCTGGTCGGCTCCGCGCCCGACACGTTCCTCGGTGCTGGCCTGCAGACCTGCCGCTCGGTGATCGATTCCGGCCGGATCGGCGAGCCGATCGGTGCCACGGCGATCTGGACCTCCGGCGGCCACGAGTCCTGGCACCCGAACCCGGACTTCTACTACCACGAGGGCGGTGGCCCGCTGTTCGACATGGGGCCGTACTACGTCACAGCGCTCGTCTCGCTGCTCGGCCCGGTGGAGCGCGTGACGGGCTCGGTGAGCCGTGCGTTCGACGAGCGGACGATCACGAGCGAGCCGCGCGCCAGCGAGACGATCGACGTCGAGGTACCGACCCACGAGAGCGGCGTCCTCGAGTTCGCGGACGGCACAATTGCGAATCTCACGACGAGTTTCGACGTTCCCGGTGGATCGACGCTTCCCTCCCCCGCCTTCGAGATTTACGGGACGGACGGCACGCTCGCACTGCCCGATCCCAACCACTTCGAAGGGCCCGTCAGGGTGAGCGACCACGACACCGACGGGTTCGAGGAGGTCGAACTGACCCACGAGTACACCGACGGTCGTGGCGCGGGCGTCGCCGACCTCGCGATGGCGATCCGCGGCGACTGGGAGCACCGGACGGGTGCAGGGCTCGCGAACCACGTCCTCTCGGTGCTCTCCGGCGTCCGGGCGGCCTCCGAGCGCGCCGAACACGTCGCTATCAGCGACGCCGACGTCGGTCGGCCCGAACCGCTTCCGGCGTCGTTCCCGGACGGGAATCGGATCGAGTGA
- a CDS encoding glucose 1-dehydrogenase has translation MRAIAVGRGETDPTVVEIDEPEPAEGEALIRTLRVGIDGTDHEVIGSNHGGYPEGEDFQVLGHEAIGVVEDPNGTDLEAGQLVVPTVRRPPGGDAFGSGAEPNEYFERNEPDMAPAGEYVERGIAGAHGYMAEYFTSEPRYLVPVPDEFAEIGFLVEPISNSEKAFDLAEASRSTFEWDPESAIVLGNGPLGLLTLAMLDDRGFDRHYCLGRRDRPDPTIDIIEELGATYVDSRETPVDELPGAEEPMDFVYEATGYAPHAFQTIDALAPNGVGVLLGIPGEWEFEIDGGALHRDFVLENKALLGSVNSHVPHFEAAVETLAGMPEWFTDAIVTHVFDPEDVDEAFETGDDRIKVVVEFDDL, from the coding sequence ATGCGCGCGATCGCGGTCGGACGCGGCGAGACGGATCCGACGGTCGTCGAAATCGACGAGCCCGAACCTGCCGAGGGAGAGGCGCTGATCCGGACCCTCCGGGTCGGCATCGACGGCACCGATCACGAGGTCATCGGGAGCAACCACGGCGGCTACCCCGAGGGCGAGGACTTCCAGGTGCTCGGCCACGAGGCGATCGGCGTCGTCGAGGACCCGAACGGCACCGACCTCGAGGCGGGCCAGCTCGTCGTTCCGACGGTCCGACGACCGCCGGGCGGTGACGCCTTCGGTTCGGGTGCTGAGCCGAACGAGTACTTCGAGCGAAACGAGCCCGACATGGCGCCCGCTGGCGAGTACGTCGAGCGCGGCATCGCGGGTGCCCACGGCTATATGGCGGAGTACTTCACGAGCGAGCCACGCTACCTCGTTCCGGTTCCCGACGAGTTTGCTGAGATCGGATTCCTCGTGGAGCCGATCAGCAACTCCGAGAAGGCCTTCGACCTCGCGGAGGCGTCCCGCTCGACGTTCGAGTGGGACCCCGAGTCGGCGATCGTCCTCGGGAACGGCCCGCTCGGCCTGCTCACGCTCGCGATGCTCGACGATCGTGGCTTCGACCGCCACTACTGTCTCGGTCGCCGGGATCGCCCCGATCCAACGATCGATATCATCGAGGAACTCGGCGCGACCTACGTCGACTCTCGCGAAACGCCCGTCGACGAACTCCCCGGGGCCGAGGAGCCGATGGACTTCGTCTACGAGGCGACGGGGTACGCCCCACATGCGTTCCAGACGATCGACGCCCTCGCGCCCAACGGCGTCGGCGTCCTGCTCGGGATCCCCGGCGAGTGGGAGTTCGAGATCGACGGCGGCGCGCTGCATCGCGACTTCGTGCTGGAGAACAAGGCGCTGCTCGGGAGCGTGAACTCCCACGTACCCCACTTCGAGGCGGCCGTCGAGACGCTCGCAGGCATGCCCGAGTGGTTCACGGACGCGATCGTGACCCACGTCTTCGATCCCGAGGACGTCGACGAGGCGTTCGAGACCGGCGACGATCGCATCAAGGTCGTCGTGGAGTTCGACGACCTGTAG
- a CDS encoding Na(+)/H(+) antiporter subunit D produces MVLDVIHPAALVLLAAVLAWRLPRNVGHALGVVATASAAAISWFAPEGTHYAVDLFGTFPAVLYNVDQFSALMGLIFGFIGAMAVLYSWYSGADRVQTAFALGYVGTSFGTVFAGDWLTMIFFWELMAVTSTLLVWHYGGAAVRAGFRYALLHGIGGSLLLAAIVWQYAEVGSLLFSASTGMEGTTAQVLAAVGIGVNVGFVGLHAWLPDTYPRPHVAASVFLCVFTTKTGVYGMFRAFPEGHLWIAYMGGAMAVFGAFAALLQSDMRRLLSYHIQSQVGYMIAGVGIGTSLAVAGAFGHVFNHILYKSLLFMAVGVVIYRTGEESLDEIGGLGRTMPFTAITFTVAALSIAGFPGFNGFVSKGIVIAEAHHYEKYEALWYLLLLGGVGTFLSFIKLGYFAFVEGSYDGEVKDANVGQSVGMGLVAALCVLLGIYPAALFEILPNSHVLGWQTFESGHYEFEVFTASHLIEGVALAAAGLVGFAILRAPLHRIGTVPDVDWLYNRAGFVGTRWFVILVTELYAVVDRGAVWLADTSMTVASDPEAYVRRVPGSERALGEPGERYRPLRSGIGRSILLVTLVATVVLVAVLSG; encoded by the coding sequence ATGGTACTCGATGTGATTCACCCAGCGGCGCTCGTCCTGCTCGCGGCAGTGCTCGCGTGGCGGCTTCCCCGGAATGTCGGGCACGCACTCGGTGTCGTCGCGACCGCGAGCGCTGCCGCTATCTCCTGGTTCGCGCCCGAGGGCACGCACTACGCCGTCGACCTGTTCGGGACCTTCCCGGCGGTGCTCTACAACGTCGACCAGTTCTCCGCGCTGATGGGACTGATCTTCGGATTCATCGGCGCGATGGCGGTGCTGTACTCCTGGTACAGCGGGGCGGATCGCGTTCAGACCGCGTTCGCACTCGGCTACGTCGGCACCAGTTTCGGAACCGTCTTCGCCGGCGACTGGCTGACGATGATCTTCTTCTGGGAGCTGATGGCCGTCACCTCGACGCTGCTCGTCTGGCACTACGGCGGCGCGGCGGTCCGGGCCGGGTTCCGCTACGCGCTCCTGCACGGGATCGGCGGCAGCCTGCTGCTCGCCGCGATCGTCTGGCAGTACGCCGAGGTCGGGAGCCTGCTGTTCTCGGCGAGCACCGGGATGGAGGGGACGACGGCCCAGGTCCTCGCGGCGGTCGGCATCGGCGTCAACGTCGGCTTCGTCGGCCTCCACGCGTGGCTTCCCGACACCTACCCGCGACCGCACGTCGCGGCGAGCGTGTTCCTCTGCGTCTTCACGACGAAGACCGGCGTCTACGGGATGTTCCGGGCGTTCCCGGAGGGCCACCTCTGGATCGCGTACATGGGCGGCGCGATGGCCGTCTTCGGGGCCTTCGCTGCGCTGCTCCAGTCGGACATGCGGCGGCTCCTCTCCTACCACATCCAGTCCCAGGTCGGGTACATGATCGCCGGCGTCGGCATCGGCACGAGTCTGGCGGTCGCCGGCGCGTTCGGCCACGTGTTCAACCACATCCTCTACAAGAGCCTGCTGTTCATGGCCGTCGGCGTCGTCATCTACCGAACCGGCGAGGAGTCACTCGACGAGATCGGCGGCCTCGGCCGCACGATGCCCTTTACTGCGATCACCTTCACGGTTGCAGCCCTCTCGATCGCCGGCTTCCCCGGGTTCAACGGGTTCGTCTCGAAGGGGATCGTCATCGCGGAGGCCCACCACTACGAGAAGTACGAGGCGCTGTGGTACCTGCTCCTCCTCGGCGGCGTCGGGACCTTCCTCTCGTTCATCAAACTGGGCTACTTCGCCTTCGTCGAGGGAAGCTACGACGGTGAGGTAAAGGACGCGAACGTCGGTCAGAGCGTCGGGATGGGCCTCGTCGCGGCGCTGTGCGTCCTGCTCGGCATCTATCCCGCCGCCCTGTTCGAGATCCTGCCGAACTCGCACGTCCTGGGCTGGCAGACCTTCGAGTCCGGCCACTACGAGTTCGAGGTGTTCACCGCGAGCCACCTGATCGAGGGCGTGGCGCTTGCTGCTGCCGGACTGGTCGGCTTCGCGATTCTCCGGGCGCCGCTGCACCGGATCGGCACGGTGCCAGACGTCGACTGGCTCTACAACCGCGCCGGCTTCGTAGGCACGCGGTGGTTCGTGATTCTCGTCACGGAGCTCTACGCCGTGGTGGATCGCGGTGCAGTGTGGCTCGCTGACACCTCGATGACCGTCGCGAGCGATCCGGAGGCGTACGTGCGCCGCGTGCCTGGTTCCGAACGGGCGCTCGGCGAACCGGGGGAACGGTACAGGCCGCTTCGCTCCGGCATCGGGCGGAGCATCCTGCTCGTGACGCTCGTTGCGACGGTGGTGCTCGTCGCGGTGCTGAGCGGGTAG
- a CDS encoding proton-conducting transporter membrane subunit: MSTTASLRPLLAVAIPTIAIVLIVATGSSRRNLRDAWSIAAAIGLFATVASMLPAALDGDSFRWSAGAYAPGIEFALQADPLGMLFATLSSLLWVFTAFYAIGYMRGLDESNQTRFFAAFAASLAAAVGIAFAANLLTIFVFYELLSVATYPLVAHDETDEARAAGRKYLLYTFFGGGVLVLGGAVLVYALAGTTTFGATAQGLATADPTLAKAAFAMLAAGFGVKAALMPLHSWLPDAMVAPTPVSGLLHAVAVVKAGAFGIARLVLDVFGPELVGDLGVGLPLAAVAAFTLLTASVIALRQDRLKRRLAYSTISQLSYIVLGLALLGPTAITGGLLHIPAHAFMKLTLFFCAGIIHVETHTDYISEMDGIGKRMPLTMTAFAVAAAGMAGIPLVAGFVSKWFILVGAVEVNEAVFAVALLVSGVLNIAYFWPIVYGAFFEDYDTADEKPLVSGSLGGHVGPRTIQFLKPAGAHHGEESGGALAGSSADDDRGEPAPLEDGEYAVDQNPSDHLPTSAEAAPDGESIDAPVASSAGESGNDSPDSDTVDQDADAADYESDHGHQDADHGHHDADHGHNEADHDHHGGPGPDGWECRDWTGAESTWLMLGPILAVAAGALVLGVVPYQAQFLELVDVIVAGVFA; this comes from the coding sequence GTGAGCACCACTGCCTCGCTCCGGCCGCTCCTCGCCGTCGCCATTCCCACCATCGCGATCGTCTTGATCGTCGCGACCGGAAGTAGTCGGCGGAACCTTCGGGACGCGTGGTCCATCGCCGCAGCGATCGGCCTGTTCGCGACCGTCGCGAGCATGCTGCCAGCCGCGCTCGACGGCGACTCGTTCCGCTGGTCGGCCGGTGCGTACGCGCCCGGCATCGAGTTCGCGCTGCAGGCAGATCCCCTCGGGATGCTCTTCGCCACCCTCTCGAGCCTGTTGTGGGTCTTCACGGCATTCTACGCGATCGGCTACATGCGTGGCCTCGACGAATCCAACCAGACGCGATTCTTCGCGGCGTTCGCCGCGAGCCTCGCTGCCGCTGTGGGGATCGCGTTCGCGGCGAACCTCCTGACGATCTTCGTGTTCTACGAGTTGCTCTCCGTAGCGACGTACCCACTTGTCGCCCACGACGAGACCGACGAGGCCCGTGCGGCTGGCCGGAAGTACCTGCTATACACGTTCTTCGGCGGCGGCGTGCTGGTGCTCGGTGGCGCGGTGCTCGTCTACGCGCTGGCGGGCACGACGACGTTCGGCGCCACGGCGCAGGGGCTCGCGACTGCCGATCCGACGCTCGCGAAGGCCGCCTTCGCGATGCTCGCGGCCGGGTTTGGCGTCAAGGCCGCACTCATGCCGCTGCACTCCTGGCTCCCCGACGCCATGGTCGCGCCGACGCCGGTGTCCGGCCTCCTGCACGCGGTCGCAGTCGTCAAGGCCGGCGCCTTCGGGATCGCTCGGCTCGTGCTCGACGTCTTCGGCCCGGAGCTCGTGGGCGATCTCGGCGTTGGGCTTCCACTCGCTGCGGTCGCGGCATTTACCCTCCTCACGGCGAGCGTCATCGCCCTCCGGCAGGATCGCCTGAAGCGACGCCTCGCCTACTCGACGATCAGCCAGCTCTCCTACATCGTCCTCGGACTCGCACTCCTCGGACCGACCGCGATCACCGGTGGGCTGCTCCACATCCCCGCTCACGCGTTCATGAAGCTCACCCTGTTCTTCTGTGCGGGGATCATCCACGTCGAGACGCACACGGACTACATCTCCGAGATGGACGGGATCGGGAAGCGGATGCCGCTGACGATGACGGCCTTCGCGGTCGCGGCGGCCGGGATGGCCGGCATCCCGCTGGTCGCCGGCTTCGTCAGCAAGTGGTTCATCCTCGTCGGCGCGGTCGAGGTGAACGAGGCGGTCTTCGCCGTCGCGTTGCTCGTCTCGGGCGTCCTCAACATCGCGTACTTCTGGCCGATCGTCTACGGCGCGTTCTTCGAGGACTACGACACGGCCGACGAGAAACCGCTCGTCTCAGGCTCGCTCGGGGGCCACGTCGGACCTCGCACGATTCAGTTCCTCAAGCCCGCCGGTGCGCACCACGGTGAAGAGTCCGGCGGCGCGCTCGCGGGGTCGTCTGCCGACGACGACCGAGGCGAACCCGCGCCGCTCGAGGATGGCGAGTACGCGGTCGACCAGAATCCGAGCGATCATCTGCCGACCAGCGCCGAGGCTGCCCCGGACGGGGAATCGATCGATGCCCCCGTCGCATCCAGCGCTGGCGAGTCCGGCAACGATTCTCCGGACTCCGACACCGTCGATCAGGACGCAGACGCTGCCGACTACGAATCGGATCACGGCCACCAGGACGCCGACCATGGCCACCACGATGCCGATCACGGCCATAACGAGGCCGACCACGATCACCACGGGGGTCCCGGCCCCGACGGCTGGGAATGCCGCGATTGGACCGGTGCGGAGAGCACCTGGCTGATGCTCGGTCCGATCCTCGCGGTCGCAGCCGGGGCGCTCGTCCTCGGCGTCGTGCCGTACCAGGCGCAGTTCCTGGAACTCGTCGACGTGATCGTCGCGGGGGTGTTCGCGTAG